Proteins from a genomic interval of Quercus lobata isolate SW786 chromosome 11, ValleyOak3.0 Primary Assembly, whole genome shotgun sequence:
- the LOC115969319 gene encoding D-3-phosphoglycerate dehydrogenase 1, chloroplastic-like: MATSASQTLRTAPFLKTPSLSLSSRQSLSSAFSVALRPSRRFSKPLVVIVKASGSLDAKPTVLVAEKLGEAGLKLLKEFANVDCSYNLSPEELCTKISLCDAIIVRSGTKVSREVFESSAGRLKVVGRAGVGIDNVDLAAATEHGCLVVNAPTANTVAAAEHGIALLAAMARNVAQADASVKAGKWQRNKYVGVSLVGKTLAVMGFGKVGSEVARRAKGLGMHVISHDPYAPADRARAIGVELVSFDQAITTADFISLHMPLTPTTSKILNDDAFAKMKKGVRIVNVARGGVIDEDALVRALDAGIVAQAALDVFTKEPPPADNKLVLHENVTATPHLGASTMEAQEGVAIEIAEAVVGALRGELAATAVNAPMVPAEVLSELKPYVVLAEKLGRLAVQLVAGGSGVKTVKVTYASARAPDDLDTRLLRAMITKGIIEPISSVFVNLVNADFTAKQRGLRISEERIVLDGSPESPLDFVQVQIANVESKFASAISDSGEIKVEGRVKDGIPHLTRVGSFEVDVSLEGSILLCRQVDQPGMIGTVGSILGEENVNVSFMSVGRIAPRKHAVMAIGVDDQPSKQALKKIGEVSAIEEFVFLKL; encoded by the exons ATGGCCACGTCAGCATCGCAAACTCTCCGAACAGCTCCATTTCTCAAAACGCCGTCGTTGTCGCTGTCTTCCAGGCAGTCACTCAGCTCAGCTTTCTCCGTAGCTCTCCGTCCTAGCCGGCGATTCTCGAAGCCCTTGGTGGTGATCGTTAAGGCTTCTGGCTCTTTGGACGCGAAGCCGACGGTTTTGGTGGCGGAGAAGCTCGGCGAGGCTGGGCTGAAGCTTCTCAAAGAGTTCGCTAACGTGGATTGCTCTTACAATCTCAGTCCCGAAGAGCTCTGCACCAAGATCTCGCTCTGCGATGCGATTATCGTTCGGAGCGGAACGAAGGTTAGCCGCGAGGTGTTTGAATCGTCCGCTGGGAGGCTCAAGGTGGTTGGAAGAGCCGGCGTCGGGATCGACAATGTGGATCTGGCGGCGGCCACTGAGCACGGTTGCTTGGTAGTCAACGCGCCCACGGCTAACACCGTCGCCGCCGCCGAGCACGGTATTGCTCTCTTGGCTGCCATGGCTAGGAACGTTGCTCAAGCCGATGCTTCTGTGAAAGCTG GAAAATGGCAGAGGAATAAATATGTAGGTGTTTCCCTTGTGGGGAAAACACTTGCAGTGATGGGGTTCGGAAAGGTTGGATCAGAAGTTGCCAGGCGTGCCAAGGGGCTTGGAATGCATGTGATTTCACACGATCCATATGCCCCGGCAGATCGTGCTCGTGCAATAGGTGTGGAGCTTGTGAGTTTTGATCAAGCTATAACAACTGCAGATTTCATCTCTCTACACATGCCTCTTACACCTACTACATCAAAGATCCTCAATGATGATGCTTTTGCAAAGATGAAGAAAGGAGTTCGAATTGTCAATGTTGCTCGTGGAGGAGTAATCGATGAAGATGCACTAGTGAGGGCACTAGATGCTGGAATTGTTGCTCAG GCTGCACTTGATGTTTTCACAAAGGAGCCACCACCAGCAGACAATAAGTTGGTTCTGCACGAGAATGTTACTGCAACTCCTCATCTTGGTGCCAGTACAATGGAAGCTCAG GAAGGGGTGGCCATTGAAATAGCTGAAGCTGTTGTGGGAGCCCTTAGAGGGGAGCTTGCTGCTACTGCAGTCAATGCACCAATGGTTCCTGCAGAG GTGTTATCGGAGCTGAAGCCATATGTTGTACTTGCTGAGAAGCTTGGGAGACTTGCTGTGCAATTAGTAGCAGGAGGAAGTGGTGTGAAAACCGTTAAAGTGACATATGCTTCTGCTAGAGCTCCTGATGATCTTGACACCAGGCTTCTTCGTGCCATGATCACCAAGGGTATCATTGAGCCCATATCTAGTGTGTTTGTGAATTTGGTTAATGCTGATTTTACTGCCAAGCAGAGAGGTCTGAGGATATCAGAGGAGAGAATTGTTCTAGATGGTTCACCTGAGAGCCCACTTGATTTCGTCCAAGTCCAGATTGCAAACGTGGAATCCAAATTCGCCTCCGCAATATCAGATTCTGGGGAGATTAAGGTCGAGGGACGGGTGAAGGATGGGATTCCCCATCTGACAAGGGTAGGATCTTTCGAAGTTGATGTCAGCTTGGAAGGTAGTATTTTACTCTGCAGACAGGTCGATCAGCCAGGTATGATTGGAACAGTTGGGAGCATTTTGGGTGAGGAGAATGTGAATGTCAGCTTTATGAGTGTGGGAAGGATTGCCCCTAGAAAGCATGCAGTAATGGCAATTGGTGTTGATGACCAACCAAGCAAGCAAGCTTTGAAGAAGATTGGTGAAGTTTCAGCCATTGAAGAGTTTGTTTTTCTCAAGTTGTAG
- the LOC115969320 gene encoding sodium/proton antiporter 1-like, whose protein sequence is MASLSISIGTHLSSTCHFKNYSLPQTQNSVPSHHCFGSSLCRTRGPRLLGNGVLARAEDKARGSSSSSSSSSQPQPNSNSENQLEELTQKSGSCDPLCSLDEISSSDFEATYQPKTDLLKALAVIAAAATGAVAINQSWVAANQDVAMALLFGIGYAGIIFEESLAFNKSGVGLLMAVSLWAVRSIGAPSTDIAVSELTNASAEVSEIVFFLFGAMTIVEIIDAHQGFKLVTDNITTRKPRTLLWVIGLVTFFLSSVLDNLTSTIVMVSLLRKLVPPSEFRKLLGAVVVIAANAGGAWTPIGDVTTTMLWIHGQISTLQTMKGLFVPSAVSLAVPLALMSLTSEVNGKGQDSSSVMASEQMAPRGQLVFFVGIGALIFVPVFKALTGLPPFMGILLGLGVLWILTDAIHYGESERQKLKVPQALSRIDTQGVLFFLGILLSVSSLEAAGILRELANYLDAHIPSSEVIAGAIGVVSAIIDNVPLVAATMGMYDLTSFPQDSEFWQLIAYCAGTGGSMLVIGSAAGVAFMGMEKVDFFWYLRKVSGFAFAGYAAGIAAYLAIHNLPISLPTTVAQVHKL, encoded by the exons ATGGCTTCCCTCTCAATCTCAATTGGGACCCACTTATCTTCAACCTGCCATTTCAAGAACTATTCACTTCctcaaacccaaaactcagTTCCTTCCCATCATTGCTTTGGCTCATCTCTGTGTAGAACCAGAGGTCCAAGATTGCTTGGCAATGGGGTTCTTGCTAGAGCTGAAGATAAGGCCAGAggttcttcgtcttcttcttcttcttcgtctcaGCCTCAACCAAACTCTAACTCTGAGAACCAGCTAGAG GAGCTGACGCAAAAATCTGGATCATGTGATCCTTTATGTTCACTAGATGAAATAAGTTCAAGCGATTTTGAAGCCACTTACCAGCCCAAGACTGATTTGCTGAAAGCTCTTGCAGTAATTGCAGCAGCTGCAACAGGGGCAGTGGCAATTAACCAATCATGGGTTGCTGCAAATCAG GATGTTGCGATGGCATTGCTATTTGGAATAGGATATGCAGGCATCATTTTTGAAGAATCTTTAGCTTTCAATAAAAGTGGAGTAGGATTACTGATGGCCGTGAGCTTATGGGCAGTGCGTAGCATTGGG GCTCCTTCAACTGATATAGCTGTTTCAGAGCTAACGAATGCATCTGCAGAAGTCAGTGAAATagtatttttcttgtttggtgCAATGACCATTGTGGAGATAATTGATGCTCATCAAGGTTTTAAGCTGGTTACCGACAATATAACCACCCGAAAGCCGCGGACTCTCCTCTGGGTG ATTGGTTTGGTGACTTTTTTCCTTAGTTCAGTCCTTGATAACCTGACGTCTACCATTGTCATGGTTTCTTTATTGAGGAAACTAGTACCTCCATCAGAATTTCGCAA GCTTCTGGGAGCTGTTGTTGTGATAGCAGCAAATGCAGGTGGTGCATGGACTCCCATAGGTGATGTTACCACTACTATGCTGTGGATACATGGTCAGATATCAACTTTGCAGACAATGAAG GGCTTATTTGTACCTTCAGCTGTTTCTCTAGCTGTCCCACTGGCTCTTATGTCCCTGACTAG TGAAGTTAATGGAAAGGGACAGGATTCTTCCAGTGTTATGGCATCTGAACAGATGGCTCCCCGAGGACAGCTTGTTTTTTTTGTAGGTATTGGAGCTTTGATTTTTGTTCCAGTGTTCAAGGCCCTAACCGGTTTGCCTCCTTTTATGGGTATCCTGCTTGGACTTGGAGTTCTTTGGATTCTAACTGATGCTATCCACTATGGTGAATCTGAAAGGCAGAAGTTAAAAGTACCACAAGCTTTATCACGGATTGACACTCAAGGAGTTCTTTTCTTCCTTGGAATACTTTTGTCCGTTAGCAG CCTTGAGGCTGCGGGGATTCTTCGGGAATTGGCGAATTACCTTGACGCTCACATTCCTAGTAGTGAAGTGATTGCCGGTGCAATAGGAGTCGTATCAGCAATTATAGATAATGTTCCACTGGTTGCAGCAACGATGGGGATGTATGACCTCACCTCCTTCCCCCAGGATTCTGAGTTTTGGCAGTTGATTGCATATTGTGCTGGCACCGGTGGATCCATGTTAGTTATTGGCTCGGCAGCTGGAGTAGCATTCATGGGAATGGAAAAGGTGGACTTCTTTTGGTACTTACGGAAG GTGAGTGGTTTTGCTTTTGCTGGTTATGCTGCTGGTATTGCCGCCTATCTAGCGATACATAACCTCCCCATCTCCCTACCTACAACTGTAGCTCAGGTTCATAAATTATAG